CAACCTTTAATTCTGATGCAAATCCatctgacgtgactcaggcaTTACATTTCACAGATGAGATAATATTTAAGTTTTTCACGTTAAGTTTAGTCTCATTCACGACTTCCTTCCTCATGAAACGCACCGTTACCTTGAGtgaacttgtggatttctctacAATAAAGGTCCAGTCATTTTAATGCAGGAGTCTAACACAATAACTACAGCACTTAGGTGAATATAATCCGCTTGTTCCAACCACTAATTATATGTATTTAACATCATGATTTAAGTATTTGTCTGGTTTTAACAGCTTGTCTCCTCTCCAGGTCTGTGGTATAAGTCTCAGTACCTCCGGGAAGCTCAGGTGAACCTCCTCGCCGACAATATGTGTCGACACGAGGACTATTATGGAAACTTGAtcactgaaaacatgttttgtgccGGTCGTCCTGACTGGAGCCAAGATGCCTGCGAGGTATTCACAACAAGTCCCGACTCGATCAAGCCGTGCTTCCACAGATCTGtctgttgattttctttaacGGTGCTCGTCTGTTCCCCTGCAGGGAGACTCCGGGGGGCCGCTGGCGTGTGAGGTCGGCGACAGGCTCTTCCTGTTTGGAGTGATCAGCTGGGGCGACGGCTGCTCGAAGGCATTTCGACCCGGCGTTTACACCAAAGTGACCAACTACAACCAATGGATCGAAGAGAAGACAGGGCTGTCATCCATCACTGCTGGGTCCATGTTCCCTCAGAAGTGACTGTCAGGCTGAGGACACAACGTGAACTGCTGTCCTGCTCTTTGTCTTGGTCCTAAAGGAGACAGCTgagaatatttaatatttttcttgACAAATCCCATGAAATGATCAAAGCCAACAAAGAATTCATCCACTGACAAAATCTGTGCATCCAAGGCGTAATGACCAGCAGACTAGTCTGGTTCCAAAAATAAGTCAGACTGCATGTTAGCTGTAATGACCCTACCTCTCCCTTGATTTATTATCTCTGTAAACAGTTTCCTGGTGAGTttatggtctaaatcactggtTTAAAGTCTTCATCAATTacaacattttgtaaattagGGTCCCATTGACCAGTTTGCGATGCCAAGGGTCATGGTTCCCAGGTCCCAATCTTTGCCTGCCACCCAGCACACTTTGCATCCGACATCATTGTCAGTCCTGGACCAGCCCCATTGAATAAGGCCCAGTCACCAGTGGCTCCTTGGCGAGCTGCCCTCACAGGTCTTGCTCCAGCTGGGAGGCCACGGTTTTCCTATTCCGGGAAAGGTGACCCATCCCTTTTGTGGCTGATTTGCAACGGACCAGAGCGAGCTGGGCTGGAAGATAACGCTGTCCATTTACCAGTTGATCCACGTTCGTATCCTTACTTATTGTCATCAGCTCTGGGAAGTGATGGAAGGAATTAGATTGCGGATGCCTAGTTTCTTTTGGTGGTTTTCCGGTCACAACCAACTGGAAGTAGACCCAGGGCACACCCTCAACTCACTGGAGGGATAACATACCTCATCTGGTCTGGGATTGCCTTGGGGAGGAAGAGCTGAAAAACACTGCTCCCTGATAAGTGGAAGAAAATGAACAGATGATGGTCCCATGTAGAGTGAAAAAGCAGATTGTGATTTAGATTGTGGTTACCccaatcaggatatcctccccagctccaccctctcgtCCAAAGTTAGTAAATTCTTTCTTCATAAAACCTGAGGGTGATGtctcagaggaaacagaaacagtggcGTCTTCAGCTAAATGCTATTTGAAGGTGACGATGCTAACATTCTGGTGATTCACAGGTATTATGTTTACCATTAACACTAGCTTAGTTTAGAGTGTTAGAATGCTAAACACAAAAGCTGATGGGAATGTTTAAAGACCTTTGGtgatctgtatttttttcaggtatctgttcATAAACCAAAGCAATGAACAAACTGAGGTAttgtataaaacattttgtgggTCACCAAAGTCATTGACATACAACATCTGGAGATTTCTTGGCAATTCTTCACctggttgttgagatatttcagtccggaccaaagtggtggacggACATCTTTAGAGccattttttatcatttatacaTTTGATATAATCTACAGCTGTTTTAGAAACTACTGAgccttttttaaaagtaaaactaTGTGAAAGTTCAGAGCCACTGACAGGGTAAAGACAAATACCAGCCTTTAAAGTATGACTGCTATTAAATGTTCTAGCCTGGTTGTTAATCAGGTAATATTGTATTTTACCTCACAATTAATCCTTTTGTAAACACGCGTGTTGTTGTGTGTTCTCGATCTTTGGATGGAGAAATTATTCCCATACTTAACAGAAGCCACTGGTTTTCATTCATTCCAATCAAATGAATATCAAATGAAaaattcttgtttttgtgttgtgtaatCCTTCACATCAACACGAGAAATACGTTATCATTGCATTATTTTCATACTGTACAGTATTATATAGCAAACCAGTGGCTGCTGTGATGTTATGGGACAAATACGTCCAAACAGGATTTGTAGATAAACAGCTCAAACTTGACCAAAAaccatttcaacacatttaatttcaatgCATCAACTGCTTCTTTGTGTCTTATTGCACTTAATGGGTCACTGCTTGCTTCTATCTTTTATAGAGTAAGGACgtaaataaatatgttgttcataaatatgatttatttttatatgtgttagaatatttttgtagattttctgtttaaagcttttttgcaaacatgttgtttgttcATATTGTTCATAATATGTTGGTTGCATTTTATAAAGATATAACAATGTCTAAATGTATCCTCCCTGTCAAATAAActgataaataattaataaaaatacaGGGTCATTGTTTGAGTATGGATAACAATGTTGGCCAGCCACCCTTTTTAATAGCCTATAAATATCTGCTGGTGGAATctaattttcttttcatgcagAGGGCTCAACTTTAATATAGTTGTTTGGATAAATTACAGGTGattgatgtctgtttttttattttcatgtcacTTTTGACTTGACCACAAGATGGAGCTACAGGTTAAAAATGAAGGAGCAGCAGTTGATCAGCGATGACTGGATCACTGAATGCAGCAGCATGTCTTGTTTATGTTGACTGGCAGCAAATGTATGAAATGATCTAACACATTCTGTCTGTTCCCTGATGAAGACAAAAGACATACAAAACTAATGTAATGAGGTCAGTTAGTAGTTTCTatctgtatgtgtttattttgtgtctcttcAAATACAACTCTACACATACAACGAGCTGCACTTCATTAACCTAAAGCCACTCAATAACTGATGTGACTCTCAACAGGAACAGGACGGTTTGGTAAAGCTCTGTAGGCTGAAATACCGCACATACTGCACGTTCATTCACCTGAGCTGACACTGAACGTGTTTATATCTTTGATGTTGTGAAAGACAGCTGCCTCCCtcgcagtgttgccagattgggcggttttcCGCCCAATTGGGCTACTTATGTTGACGccaggcgggaaaaaaatacattgggcgggtgaataaaatttgggctgcttttgtccacatttggcgggtttttaatattgtgaaaacagcactctgaactgcAACTTCGTGATTTGGGCTGGTTTTTAGTGGATTGGGCGGGTTCTAAGATCTGAttgggctggaaactgtcaatccgatctggcaacactgctcCCTCGTTTGGAGACACaaaagaaacatatttcaaaTACTCAACATGTTGCGTTGCAGGAGTCATCACAAGACGACGTGCCAGAAAAACACCAAGAAACTTATAACAAGACGACGTTCTACAatctaaaaatgaaatgtgttgtcaGTTTAAATGTACTGATACATTCAGTTATTAAGAACATTTACATCTAAGTGCATATGGCGTCATTGCAGTGTGAGTCAGAGCTGAGAGGTCTGGACTTGTGGATTTGTTTCCTCTTACAGTCTAAAAACATGCATGTACTGAgaacaagtgtgtgtctgcaagtCCTTCACTGAAGTCCAAGTGTCAACCTAACAACTAATAAATAGTCCATTAAAAGCCTACTTCAGTCTAAGTCAGTTAGTATATATAACAAAATGACGCTCAAGCTCATGCTTTGCAgtatttttgtgtctctgtggtcgTTTTGCATCTTTGTGTGGTCTTTTGTgcctctttgtagttgttttatgtctctgtagttgttttatgtctctttgtggttgttttgtgtctctttgttgttattttgtaactctctgtagttgttttgtgcctctttgtagttgttttatgtctctttgtagttgttttatgtctctttgatattttatatctctttgttgtcgttttgtgtctctttatagttgttttatgtctctttgttgttgttttgtgtatcTTTGTGGTAATTTTGCATctttatattgtgtttgcatATATTTGTAGgtgttttgagtctctttgtagttgttttatgtctctttgttgttgttttgtgtatctttgtggtcattttgcatCTTTATATTATGTTTGCATATCTttgcagttgttttgtgtctctttgtagttgctttgtgtctctctgcagttatgtgtctctttgtggtcgttttgtgtctcttaGCATCCAGCCTGCCCCTAAAGCCTTCAGGCTTGTTCGCAGTAGGCCTGTTCACTCATCCAACATGTgtatgtttgagtgtgtgtctttCACTCTTTTCTGTTCCTGTTCATGCACTGACAACTTATTTAAACACCACCTATAAATCTATTCAGTGCCTGCTGCAGCTGGCTCAACCTGCAGAAAACAAGGACAGGGTGTGTTGCATGAAGTTGAAGCTCATTTATCAACGCGACATCTGatgaaacacactcaaacatacCAACTGcactgtgactgtttttttaagcCTGTGGTAAAAAGATTGACAGTGCATGTAATAAATGAAGGCATCCCCAACTGTCACAAAGTGTTCTGTGGGTTGAACCGGTTTGGGCTTGGGTTGCGACTAAAACGAGTCAATGTCATCAGATGTATCGGCTGTCTGATAGGTGTGTCTTCTACTCTTTACTTTGTAAATCTCAGCAGACATTCAGGTATTTTCTCCATCAACTGTCAGACACTGAGGGCTTATCTATTGTTCCCCTGTGCAAGCAGTGATTTTCCATCATGTGCCAAAGTGATCATCACTATTGAGATCACAAGTTCACACTTACATTATTACACAGGTAGTTTTCTGAGGATCTGCCAACGGAGCGCGGACACACCTCCTGTCAGCTCACACTGACGGGAGGTGTGACTCTCTCGGTGAGGGTGTGACTTCAAACGTGTGTGCGATCCAAAGTCAGACCTGTTTTCAGAAGCCTCTCCGCCATCCTGTGTGAGACATAaagtaagtacatttactttgaCATAATTATGCAGCAATCACCAAAGATAGGATTGTTTGGAAATAACAAATGTCTGGTGGGAATATTTGTAGAGAAATAGTGTGTAGTGATGGTTGGTAGAGATGCCTTTAGCACTTTATCTTGTGACAGTGTGCTGCTGGGTGTAACATTCTGCATCGCACTTTATCCTTGTGTCATTAAGAAAGATTGTTTGCATACCTCTCAGTCctgaatgtgaaataaaacacatattCAAATTATTCATCCTTCAGGGAGATTTCAGATCAAATGATGATAAATCCTTCACAGCTCTTTTTCTTCACCTCTGTCATTCAGCCGTCACCCAGCAGCCGTCAACATGCCCGAGACTGCAGAGTCCCACGCTGTCGCCCTGACCACCAACCGCTTCTGTGTGATGGAGGTCACAAACCTCAGCTCCGTCTACTGTCTCTGGAAACCACAGTAAGGCTCCctattagacaaaaaaaaaaacactgtgtagCTTGGGTCCCTGGTCATGTTGTAGATCTTTATGAGTAGTTCTACCAAATAGACATGTCAGTGCCGAATGTCTGAGATGCTTCATTTGAATAGTTGTTTTAGACCCAAAGAGGTTGGATCTTCTAATAGAAGAGTGAAATACTGCAGACATATCAGCTCCTTTAACGCAGTCTGTGCAGGGTGGGAGGAACGCACCATTGCAACAAGACTCgctaaaaaacagcaaaaaaacattgtttttatttgtgaattCTAAGTAATTCTTTAACTTCTGATTTGAATCTCCAAATTCTGaaatccaagaaaaaaaaaatcatgaaaaaaatcaattgttgggaaaaaagttaaaaacatgaaaagaaaattacattgaaaatagaaataataacaataaattatTTCCCTAAAACACAGAACCTTTTTTAAACTGAACCCAGCCCAGCCCCTCCACCCTGATCGCACCAACAAGGCTGGgttcagtttaaaaaacaaactccactGCAGTTTTATTTTGCAACTTGAAGTACATTAACCTGATAATACTCCTGTTTTTTTACACTCACTGAATCTTACATGCCAGACGTTTACTTCGAATTAAGTATTTTTTACACTGTGTGATTGGATTTCAAGTTGAAAAATCTCACTTCTTCTTTCACCACTAATGAATGCGTTCCTTCTCTTCTGCCCTCCAGGGTTCACTTGGAAAGTGGCTTCCCCTTCAGCCCTCCCACGCCGACCCTACGCACCAACATGACCGAGGTGTTCTCCTTCACCAAGGACGACAACACGGCATCAGGCGCCGTGGGCGTCTTGACCTACGAGATGTTCAACATGAAACAACGCTCCTGCACGGAAATCATGGCCGTCATGTTCTCTGTGCCGTTCGACTACAACTTCTACAAGAACTGGCTGGCGGTGGGCATCTTCGATAAGTCTCAACCCTGCGACAAGAGTCTGTTCAAGCGCATGTACAACGACGATCAGGACAGCTTCGTGCGCCACGAGGCCAACGGCTCCGGGGTGAAGTTCCAGGGAAAAACGGTGGACGTGAGGGCCACCATGTCCGATGAGGGCAGAGCTTTTATCAAAATGGAGCTGTACGACAGGATGTGATGAGTCTGTCTGTAAAGCTGCGAGAATAAACAGCAAATAAGTGGAATAAATCTTTTAAAACACAGTCGATGCAGATATTCCTGAAAACCTACATTCAATTTGTCTGTCGTGCACGTCATGTATGGGTGatttaactgaataaaaatcAATCTCATGAACCTGAATGTCTTTGGTATCCTCTTTAATTTGTATGATTACAAACATTTGCATGCATCAACAACACAATGATAAGTCAGTTAAAAGATTTGCTCCAGTGGACACAACACGAATCAGTCCTCACAATCACGCTGCTGTCTTCACATTCAGACAGTGAGAACATCACATATACCGGCGTGGAGGTGTGGTGCGCACAGACGCAGGGTGGTGCGAGACAAAAGCTGAACGAACCGGCTCCTCgcttggaaaaacaaaaaaaaatgcgaaaacaaaaagacacagtgGTGTTGTAATGGTTGGCTGCGCCCTGTCTTCACGCCTCTGTGTACACGCCTCAGGTGAAGACGGGACAAAAAAAGTCTGAGACAGTGAGCAACAGGGAGTGGGTGTGTGTCCTGGGTGGAGACACTTTTGGGTGGGATTTAGGTGTCGCACATTCCCCGAGCAAGAAAGATCTACAGAGCGAACGCGGTGTTTCAAATCTGACACTCTCTGAGCGAGCTGCACACCTCTGATCCGGACAGGTAAGCGTCTTTTTTCCTTACTGAGGAATACTATTTAGTGAATTCTGATGAACAGAAGAAGGACTTCGCACTGTAGATATGTTATTACAGGCTCTTTAAACTGATCTGCCGTTTAAACTCTGCACTTCTTGCGCTCTGTCGCAGCCTTTTAGGAGCATCAACATGAGTGAATCAGCAGAGGCTTTGGCTGCGAACCTCAAGAGCCGAAGAAATGTGACCATTGAGATCACCAACATCACCAACACCTACTGCCTGCTGGACCCCGTGTAAGAACTGTTAAAACAAGAAGTGCATGTTCATAAACTTTGAGTGGATAAACTGAAGTTAAAGCAACAGCGTGTAACTTTTTCACGCAATAACAGCTTTAAGGTCATGttgatggcacagtgtcttgtaatggGGTGAATGTTGTCTgcgtcacttgtttctgcactgtgtagcCTTAGTGGGAGGGAAgaatcacagcgttacatacaagTTTACTTCAAGACATCGGGTGACTTAGCTAGCACCTTCATTGCTACTAGCAATTTGTTGCAGATCAGGATTTGT
Above is a genomic segment from Sparus aurata chromosome 20, fSpaAur1.1, whole genome shotgun sequence containing:
- the LOC115571286 gene encoding bryoporin-like is translated as MPETAESHAVALTTNRFCVMEVTNLSSVYCLWKPQVHLESGFPFSPPTPTLRTNMTEVFSFTKDDNTASGAVGVLTYEMFNMKQRSCTEIMAVMFSVPFDYNFYKNWLAVGIFDKSQPCDKSLFKRMYNDDQDSFVRHEANGSGVKFQGKTVDVRATMSDEGRAFIKMELYDRM